The Vitis vinifera cultivar Pinot Noir 40024 chromosome 1, ASM3070453v1 DNA segment CAGAGCTTGGCCAAGCACGTTCAAACTTAAACCATCACGACGCGTCTGGCCCAAACCAAATTTCAGCTCAAATTTTGGGTCTGGGTTAAAGCTTTGTTTGGGTTTTAAATGCAGGGGACGTTGGTAGAATCCAAGTTGGAGATCCCGGTActgttattatttaaaaaaaaaaaaaaaaaaaagaaagaaggaatttTTAGGGGACCATCTAGATTATCACCATTGATGCATAGGGCGAGCTAAGTTTGATACGGGACTCTCCGTTTGCGGTTCTGACTCGGCAGTGTCCCAGGCAGGCGAGCATTAGACAACATAAATACATCACAGGGAAATGCCCATTCTACTAAGTGCTTATGCACAAGCTGCATCAAACTCAAATTTGCAGACTTTCAAGGCGTCTCATTTAAGGTATCTTCAGATCGCAGGACCAAAAACCATTAATAACCTTCACTACCAATTTTGATCTGTAAAAAGGTAGGGTGTAATTTTGTTGTGCTTTTTGATTGATAATGTATGTTCAATTTATGGTTCCAACACCCATTTCAATGAGACTTGTTTTTGCTCGGTGGGATCGGTTAATAAGCATATGGACTCTTATCAAAACATTTATCTCATTCGATGGAACTTAAATAGGAATTAATTtctattatatttgtttatctGCGAAAACTAATGAATGAAAAAAGTCGATGATCCCAACGGCACCCGCCAAAACAGGAAGGTTGGGACCGCACATTGCACAAGAGGAGCCCCACTATGACATTCATATCCCTGACCAAAGCGTGCATTAACGAGCTTTCAGTCAAACAAATTGAAACTCTTGAGGCAATCATAAATTTCGATTTTGATTGGCCAGTAAATGCCTTGTGATATTTGGTCAGCAGTGAGAAGTCGCTGGAACCAACCCACTAGATTTGACCGAAGTGGTTCAATCCTGGAGACGTATGAGCTTCCCCTTCCTATTGCCTCATTCCAAATCCTTAGTTCTACCAGTGTGGGTATGGTCCCAAAACGACCAACCACCAAAAGTTGGCCACAAGGACTTGCCCCAAGTTGTTCGAAGAGGACAACAGAGCCGTGTTTCCTCAGTCTAACCGATCTCGAACATTGACTGACCCCATTCAATTAAATACACCACTACTGCGCCACATTGTCTGTCGTCTTTCCCGGACAGGGTCCCTTCCTCTGATCAGTTGTCCCACATGAGATTTCCCCGCTTCcgttaaagaaattaaatatgcACCGGCAGAGATGTAAATACTAACCGATTGTGAGTCTCATAAATTCCTCTCAAGACGGATTCCACTCAGGTGGGTCTAGCATTAATTGCATAAAATTTCACGCATGCTCTCTGAATGTGTCTCATGCTTCACTCCCTTTCAAAGGGAATCAGAATCTCACTGTTCACTATTCTATGGTCCTACTAATCGGTGCATTATCTTTGTTTATCAAACAGCTGTTTCAACCCACCACAATGCTTCGGCCTCTTGCGCATTACAACCGCAATGCATTCCAGTTTTTGGGTATAAAAAATCGCCTAATGATCCAAATTTGATATATACCATGACATGCTGTAGCCTGATTCATCCCATTTATGTTCTTTGTTCCACTGTCGTTATCCAATAATTGCGATGAGAAACAATAAACAAACCTTGAAGGGATATGCATAAAAATGTACGGGGATAAGCAagcatatacatatatacatgtGGTTCTTGGTCAGTCGGTTGTAAGTTCGACCTTAAACTAAAGGAGAGTGACTTCCACAAGTTATCCATTTCAACCATACCCAGTATCCTGCTAATCAAGTCCCATCATGCAATACATAACCTTTGTCATAGGTGCCGCAGAGCCGCCCATTCACGGCAGCTCCGATCCCGAGGAGGAGTTGTTGTTTATTCCACGAAAAGCAACCCTGATTAGGTGAGCTTCCCTTGCTCCCTATCCTATAAAAAACGAGTGCTCTGCATCATGATGATCATGCTCATTAAATCTTGATTTGTAAACAAATGGaatgtcattattttaattttcacttttttgaTAAACTAATCGCGGGGGGCTTTATCTATGCCTATGACTTTGCGCTTCATTGGAGTAAAAGACTTTGATTTTGAGAGTTATAATAAGGTCCATTCAACTCACATAGGATTCTAATCCAACCCCCCCCACCATATGTGGTTTGTCATTTAGTATACGCCATCGCTGAAAAGCATTAGTGAGAACCTTCCCAACCCACTAGCATAAGAGTCCGAGGTGGGTGGGAGTCATTTCTGTGGGGGCGCATcgaaaataaagaaaagggaTGATGGTAGAATGATAAAAGGTAGAGTGGGGCTGGGGGCTAGGGTTATGCGGATTTTGAGTCTCAGTCAATCAGCTATGGAGCATCCGTGCAGCTTCTCAACCCTGAAAATTGCCTTGCTTTGAAATTGACTTGCATGTGCATTCGTGTGCATGAACAGTTGAAACATTATGCAAGTGAGACcggtaaaagaaaaagaaaaagcaaaagaaaagaagagaagaagatggAACAACGAAGAAGATGAGatgaaaaagcaaaaacaaaaagggaaaaaaggaaaaaactttgCCCATCATCATGTTTAGCTTCAGTGAGGAACATACCTATCTTGATAGCTTTCTGATTGAGATTAGGGGGAGGGTTAAGGGGATAAAGGGAAGTGCCGCTCAGTGATAACCTATCTCCTTTCCATTCAAACGCAGATTCTCACACACAAGCCATGCAGTGGAAAGGGAACtctttatgttttgttttgccAGACCAAGATGATCACTTTAACAGAGATGAGAAGAACATGTAAAAGACTGAACAACTCATAACAAAGCTAGactgttattttatttattaatttgtaaaGGCTATACATAAACTGCTAACTCTGCTATCCACTACAAAGAACATGAAAGagacaaagagagaaaaagggcaaagaaaaaaaagaagaaaggaacaAAGCATATTATAGATTGTGGAATCATCTCCCAATTGATCAGCTAGCTTGAAGCCCTCTCAACATGGCGTATAAACACAGTTTCTAAGTCTGGAGGAGTGAAGAACTCCCTAACACCATTGTAATTGCACCTAGAAGAAGGCTTCCTCTTCCTCGGAGCGGGGGGGCATGTTAGTGTTGTCGGAATTCTGGCTTCTTCATATGTCGGCGTCGAACACTCTTCTCCTTCTTCGTCCCGCTCTTTCCCTACAGGGCTTGTATATACGGGCTTCAAAGGAGCTCGTAACTGTATCCCGGAGATAACCCACTTCTTGTTCTCCGATTCCAAGCCACCATCCACTTGAAGCTTCTCGGCGAACAACCCCATCTCCGGATCACACAGAACAAATCTTATCTCACCAAGTCAACAATAATAAAAGAAGGGTAGGAGGTAGGCTTTGTATAAGAAATCAGTGGAGAATCGTGAGAAACCAGTAGGAAAATGTTGGagtgagaaaaagagaaaagggtgGAGAAGATGAAAAGGTGGTTTGTTTCTTTAGAGTGGGGAAGAAGGGGTTGGGGGTGGAAGCGACATGAGAAAGGTGTCAAAAGGGCTTTAAATGAGGAAGAGTGACCTTGAATATTGTTTTGTTATAGGCCACCAATGAAGGGACGTAGAGATAGGGAACCCGAGGAAACCCGTGACCTAAGCAAATATATGCTTAAAAGCCTAAAGAGTGTGAGAGAGAGATATCTAACTTCAAACTTCAAAGTGCCCGTGAAAATTGCTGACCGCGGGCACCACTCGGAGATTGACTTCCACTTTGGcgccaaaaaaatattttggtatgGGGAACATCAACGGTTCTCCTTCCCCATCTTGgaattttctttccttgattTCCGACTTTGTCCTTGATGGATGTGATAATTTTCAAATTGGTCTGTGGAATAATGATACACTCATGACGTAGCGCTCTCCAACATAGGCTATGGCCAGACTCAAACCTAGAAAACCGGTTCCCCGACTAGGCCGGATTCGCCTGAACAGCGCTCCACGGCGGACCGTTGTAGCACTCTGGCGGAGTTCTCTACAGTGCACAAGCCCGTGACAGACTATCGAAGGAATCGTTCTGCGTCCAAAAGCCTCTTTTCCATGTTTCTTATTCCTTGAGGAATCcttactttattttctttttcttcttcttttgttttttgcttattttttccCCCCTCTTTCTTTTCTGAGATTGAGAGAATAAAGAATTTGATGCCTTCAGCTGATTGCTATTGTTGTTACAGCCTTACAGGCCTGTTGGTCCCATGGTGGGTGGAGGTTGTTTCCAAAGTGGCCTTATGGTGAGCCTTTCACTTCATCTTCCGTGCCGTTGTTTTTGGATGGGCATTGAAACTCACAAGTCACACCAGACTGGGAACCAAGATCTCAAGATTCGGTGATCAGTCCAGTATGTCAGAGAGAGTTGGACAAAATTGGTTCTGTAATACATCGAACTGACAGGAGATGACCAGCCACCCAGCATCCAGCAGGACTAGACTCCCTATACAGAAACAAGCATCCATTATTCCCCTGTTCACAGTATGGGGTTGCCTTCAATACAACTCGTGAGTCATGAGACGCACCTCCAAGGGCAAGTTCAGAGTTTGGATCTCCGGGAACACTTTGGGGAAACTACAAGCGTGCTTTTcgattttttagaaacaaaaaaaaaaaaaaaaaaaaaggacatgtTCAAGCAACCAAAtagattgtttttatttattttaattgtttttgtttttaattattcacTTGATTTCTGATGATGGGTTTAAAAATAATGGCACAAATGCGaataatgagttaaaataaaacCCTACATGTagaatttatttccaaaaatgagtTGAAAACATAAACTCTTAAgcagatttttattttagagatCATGACAGAACTATTTTTTAGCCCAACTCTAATTGAAAGCCCATATACACACTCCAGCTGCCTCCTTTTGAGCTGGTCAAGCAGGCGTCGAACACGGACTGAGACTCTCAATTCCTGCACTTGACGTCGGAGCACGGAAGCATCTTCTTCAGCACTGCATCAGGGTCAGCAACAGCAAGAGATTGAAGAGGTCTTTCATCGTTCCTATGGAGGCGGAAGCGTCTTATTCGGATCAGGTTCAGCAAGAAATTCAAGAGGTCTCTCCCTCCCGTCTGGAGGGCATCACAACCATGGTTTGTACAGTtagacaaaataaaaagaaaaagagctactgctataaaaaaaaattgtttttggaaaaCGTTACCAGACGAACCCTACATTTCTAACAGGTATCAAGAGAGATCATTCTGTAGTAGAGACAATGAAGAGTACTAAAGCCTATGCCAACAATCAGTTGTTAGTTTTTACATCAGGACATAATAAGATTTTACTACGGCATTTCGCCAACCACAACCCTCCTTTCGAGATGAGACACTAAACGCAGATGGATTTTGCTTATCTGAAAGCGATATTTAATTTCTGGCCTAGCATTTGGTCAGGCAAATGGCTCAAGTTAAGGGTGCAGTTACCTCTCTAGCATATTGAAGTGGTTCAATGATGATGTGAATCATAGACAACCAAATATAGAAAGATGATATGGACAGAGTAGTGGTTAAATCTTCAAGAGTAGAAGCCTATAAGCCAAGTATATAGAGAGGACACAAGTTTAAGGATCATATGTTTAATGGCTTGCTATGCCAAAGAATATAGATACAAGTCACTAAATTTGAAGCATCTTCCTTACATCCTTGAATAGCCTCTATGGTCTTCATATTGTTCCATGAACTCATCATTGAACTTCTTGAAACTTTCCATAATTGCAGGCATGTCTTCCTCAGCTGGCAAGATGGTTGTCCTTAAGTGGAAGACCCTAGACACAAAAAGGTTATAGTAAGTTGTTGAAAAATACAGAATTATAGAGTTCcctcttttttctctccattaAACATAAAAGCACCCTTTAGAACTTCATCGGGTTCTCATGACCCATACGATATCAGTTTATACTTCAGGATAGATGGTGGTTAAAATCAATTTCTGTATGAGTTTTGTGGTATGAGCACCTATCAGTAACATGAAAGGTTTCACGCAAGTAGAAACATTGTGAAAGGAATGAGAAGACAGTTGTTGAAATTACAACGGAAGAAACAAGGGAAAAAATTACCCTTCTTTCTGTCCAAATCCTGAACCAGGGACAGTGGAAATTCCAGTGGCTTCCAAGAGCTTGAGGCAGTAGAAAACATCAGCCACTTTACCAGCCTTTTTGGCAGCCTCAATAGCTTTTGGTGGCAATCGAATTTGAGGGAATGAGTACATGGCCCCTGAAACCATTTTTCTCATTAATCAACCaacttttaaatattgaaaaaacgTCTCACAAATtgcatgaaaataaaatgtaatcTTCGGAAGAGCAATTTTTTACCTTCTGTGAAATTACAAACTACATTTCTGCAACTGTTGAATCCATCAGTCATTATCTGTGCCCTTCTCTTCAGTGACTCAAGGATACCTTTGCTGCAGGTTTCATAATTCATAACACACTATCATTCACCACTCAAGAAAAGCCATTTCAGGGTGTGCTACTCAGGATATCAACATCCCAACATCTAAACCATCCTACACTTCTAAGCATTCAgttagaaaacaaaaaggtcCAGAATCAACTCATAGGATTGGAATTATTTCAATGAAAAAGTGAATATGTtgctatttaataaataaataaataattcttgTGAActgttttcttatatttcagAATACTTCTCGATGATTCTAAAATGCTTGTTACCACTTGTTTCTATCTTAGAAAGGACTAATCCCATGAAAGTGTCATTAAAAGAGCAGAAAGACTTCCTCAGTTTGTATGGGTTTATTTAATGGGAGTACAGGCAATGACATGATAGAGATGTGAATCTTCCATGAGCATATATACCTCTCTCTCATAAATTGCAGATATGAAATATCTCCAGGTGTGGGAGGATTGACCATGACACCTAActgtaaaaggaaagaagaaaatatgaaaacatatcTCAGAAATAATGGTATGAACAGAGGAAATGAGAGTATCCAGTTCAATGAACAGAATgccacaaaataaaatattagactCCAACTTACAAATATCTGCCCAGGGACATTTGGACTGAGTGATATTGATGCAACCTTATAAATCTCATCAACAGTCTGCAACATCATTTGATGATCCAAATTAGCACCAATTGTTTAAACACTGTTTGAATAGAAGGAATTTCAATTGTGCTTGAATTTCATTTTCCAACAATAAGAAGACTGCTTtatcatgaaaataaattagttcACTTTGAAAACGTAAGataattctaacattttttttattcgttctttaatttctattacatatgtatataatttttgttcTCATATATTGCcatgtaaatttaaattttatctgaTTGTCAGAACATGAATAGGAAATATGTATCaataattatatcattttgTTGAACTCTGGTATTTGCTCAAAATGCACGACTTGCAActcaaatacaagaaaaattttgaacaaTTATAGAAAGGCAAACCTGTGGAGGAATGTTGGTCATCTCAAAGTATCCACCACGCTGTCCACATTCACCCCAATATCCTTTAGAGACTGTGTGGAAAGAAACAAGCTGGAGCTCCTTGCTTATGGGTGGGCCCATGTCCATCAAAACCTTTCAGGGTTGGAGGAAAATATGGTATAAATTCAAGATAGTCTCCAGGTAAAGACCCAGGAATAGTTAATTTCATAACAGCGCCATACCTTTCTAGCACTGATAAAAGGGCGCTCATCCTGGTAAATATTCTGTTGGTAAACTTCATCTCCAAGCAAGACTAAGTTTTCTTGGTAACAGAAGtgcaatatttcttttaaattggCTTCACTAAGACACTGACCAGTAGGATTTCCAGGGTTTATAATCACCATTGCTCGGACCTGATCACATTTGACTATATAAGATATTGACTAGGTGATAAaaagaatttccaaaaataacaGTAAGCAGTTCAGCCAATGAAAACAAAGACCCAAAGAAAACTAGATACAGTCATATCTTAGCAGAGAGGAAGAGAACAACATCACAagataataaatgaattttggAGAATACGCATCCCATAAAACTGGCCAAGAGAACTTAGCTTTTTCTAGATTGTCAGCAGCAAGAAAAGGCAAATTTTTGTATTTCACTGGCTTATTGAATTCAATTAAGCTCACCTCCCTCTTGTTCATCCAGTCATGTTATTAGGCAAGTTTCTCAACATTCTTTCACTtcagagaaaaaagaaaagcgtACTTACAGTTATTCCTTTGGAGCGAGCTGCTGCAACTGACGAGTGAAGGTTATTTACATCAAGACCCCAGTTTGCTGTCTCTTCCAGATAATATGGAACAAGAGAACCACCAAAGAGAGATATTGCAGCTGAGTAAAGCGGATATTGTGGGACAGGAACCAAAATCTTGCAATACACAGGTAATAGTCAATAGATATATGGGAATGGCTTTGGAACACAAGCACCCTTGGTGTAACCAGagataagagaaaaaagaaaaggaaatgacGAAGAAGAAACTTGTTGGAGAATCATGCTTGCAAATCCAACTTAGAAAAGGCCAT contains these protein-coding regions:
- the LOC100266480 gene encoding cyclin-dependent protein kinase inhibitor SMR6, whose product is MGLFAEKLQVDGGLESENKKWVISGIQLRAPLKPVYTSPVGKERDEEGEECSTPTYEEARIPTTLTCPPAPRKRKPSSRCNYNGVREFFTPPDLETVFIRHVERASS
- the LOC100261274 gene encoding Glutamate--glyoxylate aminotransferase 2-like (The RefSeq protein has 3 substitutions and aligns at 99% coverage compared to this genomic sequence), which produces MSHKGLDYETLNENVKKVQYAVRGELYLRASELQKEGKKIIFTNVGNPHALGQKPLTFPRQVVALCQAPFLLDDPNVGLVFPADAIARAKHYLSLTSGGLGAYSDSRGLPGIRKEVAEFIGRRDGYPSDPELIFLTDGASKGVMQILNTIIRGERDGILVPVPQYPLYSAAISLFGGSLVPYYLEETANWGLDVNNLHSSVAAARSKGITVRAMVIINPGNPTGQCLSEANLKEILHFCYQENLVLLGDEVYQQNIYQDERPFISARKVLMDMGPPISKELQLVSFHTVSKGYWGECGQRGGYFEMTNIPPQTVDEIYKVASISLSPNVPGQIFLGVMVNPPTPGDISYLQFMRESKGILESLRRRAQIMTDGFNSCRNVVCNFTEGAMYSFPQIRLPPKAIEAAKKAGKVADVFYCLKLLEATGISTVPGSGFGQKEGVFHLRTTILPAEEEMPAIMESFKKFNDEFMEQYEDHRGYSRMKNH